One genomic window of Cupriavidus malaysiensis includes the following:
- the hemB gene encoding porphobilinogen synthase, whose translation MSTFPEYRPRRMRRDDFSRRMMREHRLTPDNLIYPVFVLDGHDKRESVASMPGVERVSVDLLLPVAQDCVELGIPVIALFPVIDPSLKTPDGIEATNAEGLIPRAVRALKERFPELGVLTDVALDPYTSHGQDGVLDENGYVINDVTVEILVRQALTQAEAGVDIVAPSDMMDGRIGAVRSALEEAGHIHTRIMAYSAKYASAFYGPFRDAVGSAANLGKGNKMTYQMDPANTDEALREVAQDIMEGADMVMVKPGMPYLDIVRRVKDEFRFPTYVYQVSGEYAMLKAAAQNGWLDHDKVMMESLLAFRRAGADGILTYFARDAARLLAR comes from the coding sequence ATGTCCACCTTCCCCGAATACCGTCCCCGCCGCATGCGCCGCGATGACTTCTCGCGCCGCATGATGCGCGAGCATCGCCTGACCCCCGACAACCTGATCTATCCGGTCTTTGTGCTGGATGGCCACGACAAGCGCGAAAGCGTGGCGTCGATGCCGGGCGTCGAGCGCGTCTCGGTCGACCTGCTGCTGCCGGTGGCGCAGGACTGCGTGGAACTGGGGATTCCGGTGATTGCGCTGTTCCCGGTGATCGACCCGTCGCTCAAGACGCCGGACGGCATCGAAGCCACGAACGCCGAGGGCCTGATCCCACGCGCCGTGCGCGCGCTGAAGGAGCGCTTCCCCGAACTGGGCGTGCTGACCGACGTGGCGCTCGATCCCTACACCAGCCACGGCCAGGACGGCGTACTGGACGAAAACGGCTACGTGATCAACGACGTCACCGTGGAGATCCTGGTCCGGCAGGCGCTGACCCAGGCCGAGGCCGGCGTCGACATCGTGGCGCCGTCCGACATGATGGACGGGCGCATCGGTGCGGTGCGCAGCGCACTCGAGGAAGCCGGCCACATCCACACGCGCATCATGGCCTATTCGGCCAAGTACGCCTCGGCGTTCTATGGTCCTTTCCGCGACGCGGTCGGCTCCGCCGCCAACCTGGGCAAGGGCAACAAGATGACCTACCAGATGGACCCGGCCAACACCGACGAGGCCCTGCGCGAGGTGGCGCAGGACATCATGGAAGGCGCCGACATGGTGATGGTCAAGCCCGGCATGCCCTACCTGGACATCGTGCGCCGCGTGAAGGACGAGTTCCGCTTCCCCACCTACGTCTACCAGGTCAGCGGCGAGTACGCCATGCTGAAGGCCGCCGCGCAGAACGGCTGGCTCGACCACGACAAGGTGATGATGGAGTCCCTGCTGGCCTTCCGGCGAGCGGGCGCCGACGGCATCCTGACCTATTTCGCGCGCGATGCCGCGCGGCTGCTGGCACGCTGA
- a CDS encoding magnesium transporter CorA family protein codes for MQLLGFSASQVHPLDTVEAARGFLAGHASARFIWIDCTIEEVTAAASAWRDQLAALAGASVLDLHLADATNPAHPSYFDTTHAYDMVIFRKLTLETSRLIAEAGAGSTEAGNGEAAAAAGPRPRRRAPGFLPALARIDTQPVAFFVFDNVLATVGPAQSRTIEQVRQRLLELCQAPPAKARGNGQAALVHGIRPPTRPEDLMLRLLNAMVDRYLELRAPLTRQLDRWQRALLNARRGFSSWEGLLDARIQLRRLEHLSEEQRDALQEFRDSLLDNRYSDASEPGPGAAAAGGPAGRDEVLLVRINDLMEHISRVLAHARRLEDSIESAVQIHFSAVAHRTNRTMRTLTLITALFMPLTLITGIFGMNFERMPWLHEPDGFWWSLGLMGAVVVVLGAVWQLSRWLDR; via the coding sequence ATGCAGCTGCTTGGCTTCTCCGCCAGCCAGGTCCACCCGCTCGACACCGTCGAGGCCGCGCGGGGCTTCCTCGCCGGCCATGCGTCGGCCCGTTTCATCTGGATCGATTGCACCATCGAGGAAGTGACGGCGGCAGCAAGCGCCTGGCGCGACCAGCTGGCCGCGCTGGCGGGCGCATCGGTGCTGGACCTGCATCTGGCGGATGCGACCAATCCCGCCCACCCGTCCTACTTCGATACCACCCATGCCTATGACATGGTGATCTTCCGCAAGCTGACGCTGGAGACCAGCCGCCTGATCGCGGAAGCCGGGGCGGGCAGCACGGAAGCGGGCAACGGCGAGGCAGCCGCTGCAGCCGGGCCCAGGCCGCGCCGGCGCGCGCCGGGCTTCCTGCCGGCGCTGGCGCGCATCGATACGCAGCCGGTGGCCTTCTTCGTCTTCGACAACGTGCTGGCCACGGTCGGGCCGGCCCAGTCGCGCACCATCGAGCAGGTGCGCCAGCGCCTGCTGGAACTCTGCCAGGCGCCGCCGGCGAAGGCCCGCGGCAACGGCCAGGCGGCGCTGGTCCACGGCATCCGCCCGCCGACGCGCCCCGAAGACCTGATGCTGCGGCTGCTCAATGCCATGGTCGACCGCTACCTGGAGCTGCGGGCACCGCTGACGCGCCAGCTCGACCGCTGGCAGCGGGCACTGCTGAACGCGCGACGCGGCTTCTCCAGCTGGGAAGGCCTGCTGGATGCACGCATCCAGCTGCGCCGCCTGGAACACCTCAGCGAAGAGCAGCGCGACGCGCTGCAGGAATTCCGCGACAGCCTGCTGGACAACCGCTACAGCGACGCCTCCGAGCCCGGGCCGGGTGCCGCCGCAGCCGGGGGACCGGCCGGGCGCGACGAAGTGCTGCTGGTGCGCATCAACGACCTGATGGAACACATCTCGCGCGTACTCGCCCATGCGCGGCGGTTGGAGGATTCGATCGAGTCGGCGGTGCAGATCCACTTCTCGGCAGTGGCGCATCGCACCAACCGCACCATGCGCACGCTGACGCTGATCACCGCGCTGTTCATGCCGCTGACGCTGATCACCGGCATCTTCGGCATGAACTTCGAGCGCATGCCGTGGCTGCATGAGCCGGACGGCTTCTGGTGGTCGCTCGGCCTGATGGGCGCGGTGGTGGTGGTACTGGGCGCGGTATGGCAGCTCAGCCGCTGGCTGGACCGCTGA
- the dsbD gene encoding protein-disulfide reductase DsbD → MVFAWLCGAGGAVAATGDDFLPPEQAFRFAARQIDAHAIEVRFDVADGYYLYRDRFAFAAQPAGVKLGQPQFPPGKVKFDENFGKEMETYHDGVTIRVPVESAPEGGWTLVVTSQGCADKGLCYPPMEHAFQVGGSALDGLLGKAARSEAPTARAPGADAPAASAGARLDGGDDGDRIAGALASRNLPLIAALFFGLGLLLTFTPCVLPMVPILSSIVVGEHVTRGRALAVSLAYVLGMAVVYTAVGVAAGLLGEGLSAALQNPWVLGAFAVLMVALALSMFGLYELQLPQRWQTRLTASSNRRQGGQVAGAAAMGAISALIVGPCVTAPLAGALAYIAQTGDAFTGGGALFAMALGMGVPLVLVGVGAGNLLPRAGRWMEVTKRFFGFLLLGVAIWMVSPVLPAWLLMAAWAALLLVAAVFLGAFDQLGSEPHGLARLGKGLGLLAALAGAILLVGLASGGRDPLQPLSHLAAVRGAGAAVPGGAGHAEVRFERVASVTELETRVAQASAAGKPVLLDFYADWCVSCKEMERLTFSDTAVRSRLSGLVLLQADVTRNNADDKALLKRFGLFGPPGIILFGADGSERPVRVIGYQSAERFLDSLQRALGSATRT, encoded by the coding sequence ATGGTGTTCGCCTGGCTGTGCGGGGCCGGTGGCGCCGTGGCAGCGACCGGCGATGACTTCCTGCCACCCGAGCAGGCCTTCCGCTTCGCCGCCCGCCAGATCGACGCGCACGCCATCGAGGTGCGCTTCGACGTGGCCGATGGCTACTACCTGTACCGCGACCGCTTCGCCTTCGCCGCGCAGCCGGCCGGAGTGAAGCTGGGTCAGCCGCAGTTTCCACCGGGCAAGGTCAAGTTCGACGAGAACTTCGGCAAGGAGATGGAGACGTACCACGACGGCGTCACCATCCGCGTGCCGGTGGAGTCGGCCCCCGAGGGCGGCTGGACCCTGGTGGTGACGTCGCAGGGCTGCGCCGACAAGGGGTTGTGCTATCCGCCGATGGAGCATGCCTTCCAGGTCGGCGGCAGCGCGCTCGATGGACTGCTCGGCAAGGCAGCGCGCAGCGAGGCGCCGACGGCGCGTGCGCCGGGCGCGGATGCCCCGGCCGCAAGCGCTGGGGCCAGGCTGGATGGCGGCGACGATGGCGATCGCATCGCCGGCGCCCTGGCCAGCCGCAACCTGCCGCTGATCGCCGCGCTCTTCTTCGGCCTCGGCCTGCTGCTGACCTTCACGCCCTGTGTGCTGCCGATGGTGCCCATCCTGTCGTCCATCGTGGTGGGCGAGCACGTCACGCGCGGCCGCGCGCTGGCGGTGTCGCTGGCCTATGTGCTCGGCATGGCCGTGGTGTACACCGCAGTCGGCGTGGCCGCCGGCCTGCTCGGCGAGGGGCTGTCGGCTGCGCTGCAGAATCCCTGGGTGCTGGGCGCCTTCGCCGTGCTGATGGTGGCGCTGGCATTGTCCATGTTCGGCCTCTATGAACTGCAGCTGCCGCAGCGCTGGCAGACGCGGCTGACGGCTTCCTCCAACCGCCGCCAGGGCGGCCAGGTCGCCGGTGCCGCCGCGATGGGCGCGATCTCGGCGCTGATCGTCGGCCCCTGCGTGACGGCGCCGCTGGCCGGCGCGCTTGCCTATATCGCGCAGACCGGCGATGCCTTCACTGGTGGCGGTGCACTGTTCGCCATGGCCCTCGGCATGGGCGTGCCCCTGGTCCTGGTCGGCGTCGGGGCCGGCAACCTGCTGCCGCGTGCCGGACGCTGGATGGAGGTGACCAAGCGCTTCTTCGGTTTCCTGCTGCTGGGTGTGGCGATCTGGATGGTGAGTCCGGTGCTGCCGGCCTGGCTGCTGATGGCGGCCTGGGCCGCCTTGCTGCTGGTGGCGGCGGTCTTTCTCGGCGCTTTCGACCAGCTCGGTAGCGAGCCGCACGGACTGGCGCGGCTGGGCAAGGGCCTGGGCCTGCTGGCGGCCCTGGCCGGTGCCATCCTGCTGGTGGGCCTGGCCTCGGGCGGCCGCGATCCACTGCAGCCCCTGTCGCACCTGGCCGCGGTGCGCGGTGCGGGCGCCGCCGTGCCGGGCGGGGCCGGGCATGCCGAGGTCCGCTTCGAGCGCGTCGCCTCGGTGACCGAACTGGAGACGCGCGTCGCGCAAGCCTCGGCGGCGGGCAAGCCGGTGCTGCTGGATTTCTATGCCGACTGGTGCGTCAGCTGCAAGGAGATGGAGCGCCTGACCTTCAGTGACACCGCCGTGCGTTCGCGCCTGTCTGGCCTGGTGCTGCTGCAGGCCGACGTGACCCGCAACAATGCCGACGACAAGGCGTTGCTCAAGCGTTTCGGCCTGTTCGGCCCGCCCGGTATCATCCTGTTCGGCGCCGATGGCAGCGAGCGCCCGGTACGGGTGATCGGCTACCAGTCCGCCGAGCGCTTTCTCGACAGCCTGCAGCGGGCGCTCGGTTCCGCCACGCGTACCTGA
- the cutA gene encoding divalent-cation tolerance protein CutA — protein sequence MEPVEAIWMVMTTLPDEAGARHMAHVLLEAGLAACVNRLAPCESEYRWQGAIEQATEWPLLIKTTAARYPALEAAIRAAHPYEVPEIVAWPLAAGHAPYLAWVSAETTPGGR from the coding sequence ATGGAGCCGGTGGAAGCGATCTGGATGGTGATGACCACCCTGCCCGATGAGGCCGGCGCACGGCATATGGCGCACGTGCTGTTGGAAGCGGGTCTGGCAGCCTGCGTGAACCGGCTGGCTCCATGCGAGTCGGAATACCGGTGGCAGGGCGCGATCGAGCAGGCGACCGAATGGCCGTTGCTCATCAAGACCACTGCCGCACGCTATCCGGCACTGGAAGCGGCGATCCGCGCGGCGCATCCCTACGAGGTGCCGGAGATCGTGGCGTGGCCGCTGGCGGCCGGCCATGCGCCCTACCTGGCCTGGGTGAGCGCGGAAACGACGCCCGGCGGGCGCTGA
- the rplQ gene encoding 50S ribosomal protein L17 — protein MRHRHGLRKLNRTSSHRLAMLRNMSNSLFQHELIKTTLPKAKELRKVVEPLITLAKKDTVANRRLAFARLRDRDMVTKLFTELGPRYNARPGGYTRILKFGFRQGDNAPMALVELVDRPEVTEAPAEEAAE, from the coding sequence CGGAAACTGAACCGCACCTCGTCGCACCGTCTCGCGATGCTGCGCAACATGTCCAACTCGCTGTTCCAGCACGAGCTGATCAAGACCACCCTGCCCAAGGCCAAGGAACTGCGCAAGGTCGTCGAGCCCCTCATCACGCTGGCTAAGAAGGACACCGTCGCCAACCGCCGCCTGGCCTTCGCCCGCCTGCGCGACCGCGACATGGTCACCAAGCTGTTCACCGAGCTGGGCCCGCGCTACAACGCCCGTCCGGGCGGCTACACCCGTATCCTGAAGTTCGGCTTCCGCCAGGGCGACAATGCGCCGATGGCGCTGGTCGAGCTGGTCGACCGTCCGGAAGTGACCGAGGCTCCGGCCGAGGAAGCAGCGGAATAA